The following proteins are encoded in a genomic region of Sorangiineae bacterium MSr12523:
- a CDS encoding ABC transporter substrate-binding protein has translation MKLRNFFSIVALASAVALTGFSSPASADEAADAQAFVQAQHGKISALLRQPASGSRDSQINAALETFVDYDELTRRAFGKPCPPAVSNCTDHWAQLTDAQKTEVRGLLKQLVEKNYRKNIIKTLDYEVSFKGTRAAGLGDSRIRTEAQNKLKPRDPAVQVDYFVHNQPGGLKVVDIVTEGSSLTKNYYDQFHKMLTTEGQKYPYVVKKLQEKIAKKD, from the coding sequence ATGAAACTACGGAACTTTTTCTCGATTGTCGCGCTGGCGTCCGCCGTGGCTTTGACGGGCTTTTCCAGCCCCGCCTCCGCGGATGAGGCAGCAGATGCCCAGGCATTCGTCCAGGCCCAGCACGGCAAAATCTCGGCGCTCCTCCGCCAGCCTGCGTCCGGTTCGCGCGACTCGCAGATCAACGCCGCGCTCGAGACCTTCGTGGACTACGACGAGCTCACGCGCCGCGCATTCGGCAAACCGTGCCCGCCGGCCGTGTCCAATTGCACGGACCACTGGGCGCAGCTGACGGACGCCCAAAAGACCGAGGTGCGTGGCCTGCTCAAGCAGCTCGTGGAGAAAAACTACCGCAAGAACATCATTAAGACCCTCGATTACGAGGTCTCGTTCAAGGGCACGCGGGCGGCAGGCCTGGGGGATTCGCGCATTCGGACCGAGGCGCAGAACAAACTAAAGCCGCGCGATCCGGCCGTGCAGGTCGATTACTTCGTGCACAATCAGCCGGGCGGTTTGAAGGTCGTGGACATCGTGACCGAAGGCTCGAGCCTGACGAAAAATTACTACGACCAGTTCCACAAGATGCTGACGACCGAAGGTCAAAAGTACCCCTACGTCGTCAAGAAGCTGCAAGAGAAGATCGCCAAGAAAGACTGA
- a CDS encoding serine/threonine protein kinase, producing MPSAVSYGVGASVEEPAPALRYESLYRIGRGGMGVVEVAIQHGPNNAAKIVAFKRLLPEASREARHRNMFLREARLAAMLTHPNVVRALDCGQVNGEVFIAMEFVEGETLSSIFEVLREKGHRVAPAVAAHILALVCDGLHAAHELCDASGVKLNLVHRDVSPHNVMIARDGEVKLLDFGVAKIDASDVLTRTGEVKGKAAYMSPEQVMSDPLDRRSDLYSVGALLFECIAGRRMWEGNEMDVIRELTQGEAPSLQAWAPDAPPDLCQLHARLCARSPDLRPATARDVAEELRAYVIRCGMLPDQWMLEQSLFGLFAAEAHRRRETLRTALAKSSIPEEQKQRLIESVTFRQSAPRSVRPPPPPGAAPAPAMANATPPDALHVPPSWGPSPGARALARRRYALLGVALFAVALLLVAAYCLSMLYLRR from the coding sequence ATGCCGTCGGCAGTCTCGTACGGCGTCGGTGCCAGTGTGGAGGAACCCGCGCCCGCTCTTCGTTATGAATCGCTGTATCGGATCGGCCGAGGCGGCATGGGCGTGGTCGAAGTGGCGATTCAACACGGCCCGAACAACGCCGCGAAGATCGTCGCGTTCAAACGGCTCTTGCCCGAAGCCTCCCGGGAGGCCCGCCATCGCAACATGTTCCTGCGCGAGGCGCGCCTCGCGGCCATGCTGACGCACCCCAACGTGGTGCGGGCGCTCGACTGCGGCCAGGTCAACGGCGAAGTCTTCATCGCCATGGAGTTCGTCGAGGGCGAGACGCTCTCGAGCATATTCGAGGTGCTGCGCGAGAAAGGCCACCGCGTCGCCCCGGCCGTGGCGGCGCACATCCTTGCGCTCGTTTGCGACGGTCTGCATGCCGCGCACGAGCTTTGCGACGCTAGCGGGGTGAAACTGAACCTCGTCCACCGCGACGTTTCGCCGCACAACGTGATGATCGCGCGCGATGGCGAGGTGAAGCTGCTCGACTTCGGGGTGGCCAAAATCGACGCGAGCGACGTGCTCACGCGCACCGGCGAGGTCAAAGGCAAGGCCGCGTACATGTCGCCCGAGCAGGTGATGAGCGATCCGCTCGACCGCCGCAGCGACCTATACAGCGTGGGCGCGCTGCTCTTCGAGTGCATCGCCGGGCGACGCATGTGGGAAGGCAACGAGATGGACGTCATCCGCGAGCTCACGCAGGGCGAGGCGCCCAGCCTGCAAGCGTGGGCGCCCGATGCTCCGCCCGACCTTTGCCAACTGCATGCGCGGCTTTGCGCGCGCTCGCCCGATCTGCGGCCCGCCACCGCGCGCGATGTGGCCGAGGAGCTGCGCGCCTACGTGATTCGCTGCGGGATGCTGCCCGATCAATGGATGCTCGAGCAGTCGCTCTTCGGGCTGTTCGCGGCGGAGGCCCATCGGCGGCGTGAGACGTTGCGCACGGCGCTGGCCAAGTCGTCCATTCCCGAGGAGCAGAAGCAGCGGCTCATCGAGTCGGTCACCTTCCGGCAATCGGCACCGCGCTCGGTGCGACCTCCCCCGCCTCCCGGTGCGGCACCGGCGCCGGCGATGGCCAATGCCACACCGCCGGATGCGCTCCATGTCCCGCCGAGCTGGGGCCCGTCGCCGGGTGCGCGCGCGCTCGCGCGACGGCGGTATGCGCTTTTGGGTGTCGCGCTCTTCGCCGTCGCGCTGCTGCTCGTCGCCGCCTACTGCTTGTCGATGCTGTACTTGCGCAGGTAA
- a CDS encoding sigma 54-interacting transcriptional regulator codes for MDENHATKARVLHWFVRGGSVRTPDGKNLTVDVDPIVIGRDEGAQISIPDPEVSSIHCELRAVNEGILVRDLGSTNGTFIGLVRVKEAIVTTVSELTVGSSRLVIEPAAKRRVDVGFSNHFGSLVGNSPRMRRVFSILEKVAPTSLSVLILGETGTGKEVVAKSVHDASPQRNGPFVVVDCGSIPPMLAESLLFGHERGAFTGAHERRKGALGEADGGTLFLDELGELPLDLQPKLLRALAERQIKRVGGSQVEPIDVRVLAATRRDLGREMNAGRFRSDLFFRIAQVRVELPALRERLSDLPLLVEEVCRRVGKPEHAQTVIAWLEGHMGSHDWPGNVRELVNVASVAATLAGEPGAIDDVLTLTREQPLDAARPSGPATAFSEAKRNAIAGFEREYFTDLTKRAGGNVSEMARQSGMERHHVRAYLRKYSIDKQ; via the coding sequence ATGGACGAAAACCACGCCACCAAAGCTCGTGTGCTCCACTGGTTCGTTCGCGGCGGTTCGGTGCGCACGCCCGACGGGAAAAACCTGACGGTGGACGTCGACCCGATCGTCATCGGGCGCGACGAGGGAGCTCAGATTTCCATTCCCGATCCGGAGGTGAGCAGCATCCACTGCGAGCTCCGTGCGGTCAACGAAGGCATCCTGGTTCGCGATCTCGGCAGCACCAACGGCACGTTCATCGGCCTGGTTCGCGTCAAAGAGGCCATCGTCACGACCGTCTCGGAGCTCACCGTTGGTAGCTCGCGCCTGGTGATCGAGCCTGCGGCCAAGCGCCGGGTCGACGTCGGGTTTTCCAACCATTTCGGCTCGCTCGTCGGCAACTCGCCGCGCATGCGGCGGGTGTTCAGCATCCTCGAGAAGGTGGCGCCCACCTCGCTCAGCGTTCTCATCTTGGGTGAGACCGGCACGGGCAAAGAGGTGGTGGCCAAGTCGGTGCACGACGCCAGCCCGCAGCGCAATGGGCCGTTCGTGGTCGTCGACTGCGGTTCCATTCCGCCGATGCTCGCCGAGAGCCTTCTCTTCGGTCACGAGCGCGGAGCCTTCACCGGCGCGCACGAGCGCCGCAAGGGCGCACTCGGCGAGGCCGACGGCGGTACGCTCTTCCTCGACGAGTTGGGCGAGCTCCCGCTGGATCTGCAGCCCAAGTTGTTGCGCGCCCTCGCCGAGCGGCAGATCAAGCGCGTCGGCGGCAGCCAGGTCGAGCCCATCGACGTGCGCGTTCTCGCGGCCACGCGGCGCGATCTCGGTCGCGAGATGAACGCGGGGCGTTTCCGTTCGGACTTGTTCTTCCGCATCGCGCAGGTGCGCGTCGAGCTGCCCGCTTTGCGCGAGCGTCTCTCCGACTTGCCCTTGCTGGTCGAAGAGGTGTGCCGGCGCGTTGGAAAGCCGGAGCATGCGCAGACGGTCATCGCGTGGCTCGAAGGGCACATGGGCTCGCACGATTGGCCGGGCAACGTGCGCGAGCTGGTGAACGTGGCCTCGGTTGCGGCGACGCTTGCCGGTGAGCCGGGCGCGATCGACGACGTGCTCACGCTCACGCGCGAGCAGCCGCTCGATGCGGCGCGCCCCAGCGGACCGGCCACGGCGTTCAGCGAAGCGAAGCGCAACGCCATCGCGGGCTTCGAGCGCGAGTACTTCACGGATCTCACCAAGCGCGCCGGCGGCAACGTCAGCGAGATGGCGCGCCAGAGCGGCATGGAGCGCCACCACGTGCGCGCTTACCTGCGCAAGTACAGCATCGACAAGCAGTAG
- a CDS encoding cation diffusion facilitator family transporter, translating to MSSGDSKKVVIAALAGNLAIAACKFGAALLSASTATLAEAVHSLADSGNQGLLLVGLALAARPADERYPFGRSAEKYFWAFVVALMLFSVGGAFAIYEGIKHLTNLGHAEHESAKEIAFHLGDWPISFEASYLNYAVLGTSIVFEALSFRVAFGEFKVMARGRPFKKVLLEAKDPTIPLVLCEDTAALIGLGIALIAVTLSHVTGQPWWDPVGSLIIGALLTSVAVILAWVTHGLLIGTAATTEDRARVLAIVRESPGVERVTQMLTMHLGPDVIILALKIAFQPEMRVQEIEDATNELERRLRAELPDMKKIFVEVDSHGDGRGVQSLDDANGSQGASESKLAPATSK from the coding sequence ATGAGCTCCGGCGACAGCAAGAAGGTGGTCATTGCCGCGCTCGCGGGGAATCTCGCGATTGCAGCCTGCAAGTTCGGCGCGGCGCTCCTGTCAGCCTCCACCGCGACCTTGGCCGAGGCGGTTCACTCGCTCGCCGACTCGGGCAACCAAGGGCTGTTGCTCGTGGGGTTGGCCCTCGCAGCCAGGCCTGCCGACGAGCGGTATCCGTTCGGGCGCTCGGCCGAGAAGTATTTCTGGGCCTTCGTCGTGGCGCTGATGCTCTTCTCGGTGGGCGGTGCTTTCGCCATCTACGAGGGCATCAAGCATTTGACCAACCTCGGGCACGCAGAGCACGAGAGCGCGAAGGAGATCGCCTTCCATCTCGGCGATTGGCCGATTTCCTTCGAAGCGAGCTACCTGAACTACGCGGTGTTGGGCACGAGCATCGTGTTCGAGGCGTTGAGCTTCCGCGTGGCCTTCGGGGAATTCAAAGTGATGGCGCGCGGCCGGCCTTTCAAGAAGGTGCTCTTGGAGGCCAAGGATCCGACGATCCCGCTCGTGCTGTGCGAGGACACGGCCGCGCTCATCGGCTTGGGCATCGCGTTGATTGCCGTGACCTTGAGCCATGTCACCGGCCAGCCCTGGTGGGATCCCGTGGGCAGCTTGATCATCGGCGCGCTGCTGACGTCGGTGGCCGTCATCCTCGCGTGGGTCACGCACGGGTTGCTCATCGGCACCGCGGCGACGACCGAGGATCGCGCGCGCGTGCTCGCCATCGTGCGCGAGAGCCCGGGGGTCGAACGCGTCACGCAAATGCTGACGATGCACCTCGGGCCCGACGTGATCATCCTGGCGCTGAAGATTGCCTTTCAGCCAGAGATGCGTGTGCAAGAAATCGAAGACGCGACGAACGAGCTCGAGCGGCGGCTTCGCGCGGAGCTGCCCGACATGAAGAAGATTTTCGTGGAGGTCGACTCCCACGGCGACGGCCGCGGGGTTCAGTCGCTCGATGATGCGAATGGCAGCCAGGGCGCGAGCGAATCCAAGCTTGCACCGGCCACCTCGAAGTAG
- a CDS encoding beta-lactamase family protein — protein MKSGASDLVQRVVESGIAPSCAVGFVAPDGTRVTAGAGDPPLAGDVPPEDTFFDLASVTKPMTALAVVESGLDPARPLVDFLPELAGTASAPVPIELLLAHRAGLRATYPICAPLIAGGEIDPARAWMTLANARRPEAIGPCPPQGFPPLYSDAGYALAGEALARFVGARDAGEAIERLLVRPLGLEATLGTARGLEAAGIDLVARAAPTEIVGWRGGTIRGRVHDETAWALAREGGSGHAGMFGTAEAVLRFGAYVLGRIDSGGWVLRERPGGTLRAGFDGKSPEGSSAGTRIGPRAFGHLGFTGTSLWIDPDARVILVVLTNRVHPTRDHVAIRTARPWIHDALFELALNVRAG, from the coding sequence ATGAAAAGCGGCGCCTCTGACCTGGTGCAACGCGTCGTCGAGTCCGGCATCGCCCCCAGCTGTGCCGTGGGATTCGTCGCGCCAGACGGGACGCGGGTGACCGCCGGGGCCGGAGATCCGCCGCTCGCCGGCGACGTTCCACCCGAGGACACCTTCTTCGATCTGGCCAGCGTGACGAAGCCCATGACGGCGCTGGCCGTGGTCGAAAGCGGGCTCGATCCGGCTCGCCCGCTGGTCGATTTCCTTCCCGAGCTCGCGGGCACGGCCTCCGCGCCGGTGCCCATCGAGCTTCTGCTCGCGCACCGCGCGGGGCTGCGCGCCACGTACCCGATCTGTGCGCCGCTGATCGCCGGGGGCGAGATCGATCCGGCGCGCGCATGGATGACGTTGGCGAACGCGCGGCGTCCGGAAGCGATCGGCCCTTGCCCGCCCCAAGGCTTTCCGCCGCTGTACAGCGATGCGGGGTATGCCCTTGCCGGCGAAGCGCTCGCGCGGTTCGTGGGCGCGCGGGATGCCGGGGAGGCCATCGAGCGGCTCCTCGTTCGCCCGCTCGGCCTCGAAGCGACATTGGGAACCGCGCGCGGGCTAGAGGCCGCGGGCATCGATCTGGTCGCGCGGGCGGCGCCGACGGAAATCGTGGGCTGGCGTGGTGGCACGATCCGCGGCCGCGTGCACGACGAGACGGCGTGGGCGCTCGCGCGCGAGGGCGGCTCCGGGCACGCGGGCATGTTTGGCACCGCCGAGGCCGTGCTTCGGTTCGGCGCCTACGTGCTCGGTCGCATCGATTCGGGCGGCTGGGTCCTTCGCGAGCGCCCCGGTGGTACCTTGCGCGCGGGCTTCGACGGCAAAAGCCCCGAAGGCTCCAGTGCCGGCACGCGCATCGGCCCGCGCGCATTCGGCCACCTCGGCTTCACCGGCACGAGCCTCTGGATCGATCCCGACGCCCGCGTGATCCTCGTCGTCCTCACGAACCGCGTGCACCCCACGCGCGATCACGTCGCCATCCGCACCGCGCGACCGTGGATCCACGACGCTCTCTTCGAGCTAGCCCTCAACGTAAGGGCGGGGTGA
- a CDS encoding AarF/UbiB family protein, with product MVDRGLSLRHAETESSPSSMTTQPRDEQPAYRPRGANSYRFIRAYATTFQVIFSYLWLAFRRRMSPGEYPAHDIREVHLRNARRVKSTILALQGLFIKVGQLLSIMANFLPEEFRAELETLQDQVPPRPLGEIVHRIEEQLAGKVDELFADFQRVPIASASLGQVHEARLRDGTRVAVKVQHQDIDEIVRLDLKTIRRILRIISFFFPVQGLDAYYHQIRELLRQELDFSLEADNIERISRNFTADPMLVFPTPVRSLSTKQILTTTFVAGKKVGDLAGLDELGIDKKELANRLVRTYCQMIFVDGVYHADPHPGNILVRQDGALILLDFGAVAELSPHMREGIPEFLEGVLRRDTDRLIRALRKMGFLSRTSDEEVSERVIEYFHQRFQEEIRLESFNLKDIKIDPQRGFENLLDLRKMNIGLKELSSAFHIPKDWVLLERTILLVYGCCSVLDPELNPMAIIQPYLHEFVLGKRDWQQIAVDTVKDMAIKAVTLPDDLRKYLTRATRGELEVRVRGVQEGARILYAVGRQVIYTAIAIACGVAALQLHFRGEDHIARVLVWIAGGAAVLLVLSSIFSRPRSGRWR from the coding sequence ATGGTCGACCGAGGTCTCAGTCTTCGTCACGCCGAAACGGAATCGTCGCCGTCGTCCATGACCACGCAGCCACGTGACGAGCAGCCCGCGTATCGGCCGCGCGGCGCGAACAGCTACCGCTTCATTCGCGCGTACGCGACGACGTTCCAAGTCATCTTCAGCTACCTCTGGCTCGCGTTTCGGCGGCGCATGTCGCCCGGAGAGTACCCCGCGCACGACATACGGGAGGTTCACCTGCGCAACGCGCGGCGCGTGAAATCCACCATTTTGGCGCTGCAGGGGCTCTTCATCAAAGTGGGCCAGCTGCTCTCCATCATGGCGAACTTCCTCCCCGAGGAGTTCCGTGCCGAGCTCGAGACCTTGCAGGACCAAGTACCACCGCGCCCGCTTGGCGAGATCGTGCACCGCATCGAGGAGCAGCTCGCTGGCAAGGTGGACGAGCTCTTTGCCGACTTCCAGCGCGTGCCCATCGCCAGCGCATCCCTCGGCCAAGTGCACGAGGCCCGCCTTCGCGATGGCACGCGCGTCGCCGTCAAAGTCCAACACCAGGACATCGACGAGATCGTCCGGCTCGACCTGAAGACGATCCGCCGCATTTTGCGCATCATCAGCTTCTTTTTCCCGGTACAGGGGCTCGACGCCTATTACCACCAGATCCGCGAGCTGCTTCGCCAAGAGCTCGACTTCTCCCTCGAGGCCGACAACATCGAGCGCATCTCGCGCAACTTCACCGCCGACCCCATGCTCGTCTTTCCGACGCCCGTGAGGTCGCTCTCGACGAAGCAAATCCTCACCACGACCTTCGTGGCAGGAAAGAAGGTCGGCGACCTCGCCGGGCTCGACGAATTGGGCATCGACAAGAAAGAGCTGGCGAATCGCCTGGTGCGCACCTACTGCCAGATGATCTTCGTCGACGGCGTCTACCATGCCGATCCGCACCCCGGGAACATCTTGGTCCGCCAGGACGGCGCACTCATCTTGCTCGACTTCGGCGCGGTGGCGGAGCTATCGCCGCACATGCGCGAGGGCATTCCCGAGTTCCTCGAAGGCGTGCTCCGCCGCGATACGGATCGGCTGATCCGCGCATTGCGCAAGATGGGTTTTCTCTCGCGCACGAGCGACGAAGAGGTCAGCGAGCGCGTCATCGAGTATTTCCATCAGCGATTTCAGGAAGAGATCCGCCTCGAGAGCTTTAACCTCAAGGACATCAAGATCGATCCGCAGCGCGGCTTCGAGAACTTGCTCGACCTTCGCAAGATGAACATCGGCCTGAAGGAGCTCTCCAGTGCCTTTCACATTCCGAAGGACTGGGTGCTGCTCGAGCGGACCATCCTGCTCGTCTACGGCTGCTGCTCCGTGCTCGATCCCGAGCTGAATCCCATGGCCATCATTCAGCCGTACCTTCACGAATTCGTCCTTGGAAAGCGCGACTGGCAGCAGATTGCCGTCGACACCGTGAAGGACATGGCCATCAAGGCCGTCACCCTGCCGGACGATTTGCGCAAGTACCTCACGCGCGCCACGCGAGGCGAACTCGAGGTCCGCGTGCGGGGCGTGCAGGAAGGGGCCCGCATCCTCTACGCCGTGGGGCGTCAGGTCATCTACACCGCCATCGCCATCGCCTGCGGTGTAGCCGCGCTGCAACTTCACTTCCGCGGCGAAGACCATATTGCGCGTGTGCTCGTCTGGATCGCAGGCGGCGCGGCGGTGTTGCTCGTCCTTTCCTCGATTTTCTCGCGCCCGCGGTCGGGGCGGTGGCGTTAG
- a CDS encoding UPF0158 family protein, whose translation MNEPADRPAAPTRDVPVDWEALEDAFENNAPEVHSYLHLSTGEVLRVVDGVADPQMHVRISSDPNYLRIDPVSSREQYRWMERFIPMVEDNDLRAKLGHAIDGKGAFRRFKDVLMSYGADREKWFTFRSERLRTFMEAWLTAHAIRPTARPQWAENATGPESEGPLSEVGPSSEEAPKSTSGRRARNAEAARQHLREVAEGLGPRDLETIVAFAEFLKARRAARGFAHHHEHLQERDRAPKIEPSPASRPLPPEEKEAR comes from the coding sequence ATGAATGAGCCTGCGGACCGTCCCGCCGCGCCGACGCGCGATGTGCCCGTCGATTGGGAAGCACTCGAGGACGCATTCGAAAACAACGCACCTGAAGTCCATAGCTACTTGCACCTATCGACCGGTGAGGTGTTGCGCGTGGTGGATGGTGTGGCCGACCCACAGATGCATGTGCGCATCTCGTCGGATCCGAATTACCTCCGCATCGATCCGGTGAGCTCGCGGGAGCAATACCGTTGGATGGAGCGATTCATTCCGATGGTCGAAGACAATGATCTCCGCGCCAAGCTGGGACACGCCATCGACGGCAAGGGTGCGTTCCGGCGCTTCAAGGACGTGCTGATGTCCTATGGAGCCGACCGCGAGAAGTGGTTCACCTTCCGGAGCGAGCGCCTGCGGACCTTCATGGAGGCTTGGCTCACTGCGCATGCCATCCGACCCACCGCACGACCGCAGTGGGCAGAAAATGCGACCGGCCCGGAAAGCGAGGGGCCGCTCTCCGAAGTGGGGCCCTCCAGCGAAGAGGCGCCGAAGTCGACCAGCGGTCGGCGCGCCCGCAACGCCGAGGCTGCGCGGCAACATTTGCGCGAGGTGGCCGAGGGGTTGGGCCCGCGCGACTTGGAGACCATCGTCGCGTTCGCCGAGTTTTTGAAAGCGCGCCGCGCGGCACGTGGTTTCGCGCACCACCACGAGCACCTGCAGGAGCGCGATCGGGCGCCGAAGATCGAGCCCAGCCCGGCCTCCCGCCCGCTGCCCCCCGAGGAAAAGGAAGCGCGCTAA
- the glpK gene encoding glycerol kinase GlpK produces the protein MAKYVLAIDQGTTGSTALVVSLDGKTVGRHNTEFPQHFPKPGWVEHEPREIWASVVTSVNQALAAAKVDPKDIAAIGITNQRETTVLWDRATGEPIARAIVWQCRRTADVCDRLKADGHEPRVRERTGLVIDAYFSGTKIAWLLDHVEGARARAEKGELAFGTIDAYLVHRLTGGAVHATDVTNASRTMLMNLARIEWDPELCKLLRVPASVLPKIVGSAEVVGTTRGVGFLPDGIPIAGIAGDQQAALFGQACFGEGDAKCTYGTGAFALMNIGPRPLFSTHGLVTTVAWRIGGEVTYAFEGSAFIAGAAVQWLRDGLGIIRHAKDVEELARKVESSDGVAFVPALAGLGAPYWDQGARGTIVGLTRGTTAAHLARATLEGIAFEVWDLLEAMTKDAKREVVRLRVDGGAVQNDLLMQLQADIAQVTVERPLDIESTGRGAAMLAAVGAGLTEMSALTALAKVETQFAPKVGQPERAAMLSRWKDAVGRARSKA, from the coding sequence ATGGCCAAGTACGTTCTCGCGATCGATCAAGGTACGACCGGGTCCACGGCGCTGGTGGTGTCGCTCGATGGGAAAACCGTGGGGCGGCACAATACCGAGTTTCCGCAGCACTTTCCCAAGCCGGGTTGGGTCGAACACGAGCCGCGCGAGATCTGGGCCTCGGTCGTCACCTCGGTGAACCAGGCTCTCGCGGCGGCGAAGGTGGACCCGAAGGACATCGCCGCGATCGGGATTACGAATCAACGCGAGACGACCGTTCTCTGGGATCGCGCCACGGGTGAGCCGATTGCCCGCGCCATCGTTTGGCAGTGCCGCCGCACCGCGGACGTGTGCGATCGCCTCAAGGCCGACGGGCACGAGCCGCGGGTTCGGGAGCGCACCGGCCTGGTCATCGATGCGTACTTCTCGGGGACGAAAATCGCGTGGTTGCTCGACCATGTCGAGGGAGCCCGGGCGCGGGCCGAAAAAGGGGAGCTCGCCTTCGGCACCATCGATGCGTACCTCGTCCATCGGCTAACGGGCGGTGCGGTGCATGCCACGGACGTGACGAATGCGTCGCGCACCATGCTGATGAACCTGGCGCGCATCGAGTGGGATCCCGAGTTGTGCAAGCTCTTGCGGGTTCCCGCCTCGGTGCTGCCGAAGATCGTGGGCAGTGCGGAGGTCGTGGGAACGACGCGGGGCGTCGGATTTTTGCCCGATGGCATCCCCATCGCGGGCATCGCGGGCGATCAGCAGGCGGCGTTGTTCGGGCAAGCGTGCTTTGGCGAGGGGGACGCCAAGTGCACCTACGGCACCGGCGCCTTCGCCCTGATGAACATCGGCCCGCGTCCGCTATTCAGCACGCATGGCCTGGTCACCACGGTGGCCTGGCGGATCGGCGGGGAGGTCACCTACGCCTTCGAGGGCAGCGCATTCATTGCCGGTGCGGCGGTGCAATGGTTGCGCGATGGCCTGGGGATCATCCGGCACGCGAAAGACGTCGAGGAGCTGGCGCGCAAGGTCGAATCCAGCGACGGCGTCGCGTTCGTACCGGCGCTCGCGGGGCTCGGGGCGCCGTATTGGGATCAAGGAGCGCGCGGCACCATCGTGGGATTGACGCGCGGGACCACGGCCGCCCATCTGGCGAGGGCCACACTGGAGGGCATCGCCTTCGAGGTGTGGGATTTGCTGGAGGCCATGACGAAGGACGCGAAGCGCGAGGTGGTTCGGCTTCGGGTGGATGGCGGTGCGGTGCAAAACGATCTGCTCATGCAGCTCCAAGCGGATATTGCCCAGGTAACTGTAGAACGCCCCCTGGACATCGAATCGACCGGACGTGGCGCGGCCATGCTGGCTGCGGTTGGGGCAGGGCTCACGGAAATGAGTGCGCTCACGGCTCTGGCGAAGGTGGAAACCCAGTTTGCGCCGAAGGTGGGACAACCCGAACGCGCAGCAATGCTCAGCAGATGGAAGGACGCCGTGGGGCGAGCCCGGTCCAAAGCCTGA
- a CDS encoding DUF692 family protein, translating into MLRDGQADFVEILIDNFLHVEPEDMATALDGAPVAFHIMHSRFLERTEAQLAFMASRIRTMARELRPFYISDHLLRFTVDGREVPFLPELDYGRTYDLVCQRVTSWQEQLGTPVLFENYPSIFDSGLEQPAFLERLFRETGAGLLFDVSNAVCAHRNCQLPLAAWDTLLERSTHFHVGGYEPSSEAPFVSLDLHGSPLADDTLDYLGRVFSRTSTAATISVERDNHVELEPWRADILAVRARWEQHA; encoded by the coding sequence ATGCTACGCGACGGCCAGGCCGACTTCGTGGAAATCCTCATCGACAATTTCCTTCACGTCGAACCAGAGGATATGGCCACGGCGCTCGATGGCGCGCCCGTCGCCTTTCACATCATGCATTCGCGCTTCTTGGAGCGCACCGAAGCCCAACTCGCCTTCATGGCCTCGCGCATTCGCACCATGGCCCGCGAGCTTCGGCCCTTCTACATTTCGGACCACTTGCTTCGCTTCACCGTCGATGGGCGCGAAGTCCCTTTTTTGCCCGAGCTCGATTATGGCCGCACATACGACCTGGTGTGCCAGCGCGTGACCTCGTGGCAAGAGCAACTGGGCACGCCCGTGCTCTTCGAGAATTACCCTTCCATCTTCGATTCCGGGCTCGAGCAGCCCGCGTTCCTCGAGCGACTCTTTCGCGAAACCGGCGCAGGGCTTCTCTTCGACGTCTCCAACGCCGTCTGCGCCCATCGCAATTGCCAATTGCCGCTCGCCGCGTGGGATACGCTTTTGGAGAGGAGCACCCACTTTCACGTGGGCGGTTACGAGCCCTCGAGCGAAGCGCCCTTCGTCAGTCTCGATCTTCATGGCAGCCCTCTCGCCGACGACACCCTCGACTACCTCGGACGCGTCTTTTCGCGAACGAGCACGGCGGCCACCATCAGCGTGGAACGCGACAACCACGTCGAGCTCGAGCCCTGGCGCGCGGACATCCTCGCCGTGCGCGCCCGCTGGGAGCAGCATGCGTGA
- a CDS encoding CAP domain-containing protein: MERGRKDRAWRAAIVCLLAVAASTACERAADSDSPSTGDLSTETRGNDPPNFDDLDEARRYNLDRVNAYRAEEGVPPLVLDESLNVFAQAASQQLAADHVPHKYFKTNVYKCKCNLGAENQGAPNGWRWRRVDVQIDQILAQMMLSPGHRKNMMNPEYKRLGIGLVNPGEDLYFTNDFGR; the protein is encoded by the coding sequence TTGGAACGGGGGCGGAAAGATCGCGCTTGGCGTGCGGCCATCGTCTGCTTACTGGCGGTGGCGGCGTCGACGGCATGCGAACGTGCTGCGGACTCGGATAGTCCGTCGACGGGGGATCTGTCGACCGAGACGCGAGGAAACGACCCGCCGAACTTCGATGATCTGGATGAGGCGCGCCGGTACAACCTGGACCGGGTCAATGCCTACCGTGCCGAAGAGGGCGTGCCGCCGCTCGTGCTCGACGAGTCGCTCAACGTGTTTGCCCAGGCCGCGAGCCAGCAGCTCGCCGCCGACCACGTGCCGCACAAGTATTTCAAGACCAACGTATACAAGTGCAAATGCAACCTCGGCGCCGAGAACCAAGGCGCGCCGAATGGCTGGCGCTGGCGCCGGGTCGATGTGCAAATCGATCAGATCCTCGCGCAGATGATGCTGAGTCCCGGCCACCGGAAGAACATGATGAACCCGGAGTACAAGCGCCTGGGCATCGGGCTGGTGAATCCCGGAGAGGATCTCTATTTCACGAACGACTTTGGCCGCTAG